In a genomic window of uncultured Flavobacterium sp.:
- a CDS encoding family 43 glycosylhydrolase — translation MPKKKLFYCLSILIFTGTILAQKDVDINSPGTKNPILPGWFADPTIKKFGDTYYIYATTDNEMLASGAPTVWYSKDFKNWYNYIMEIPSFSAKSITNFWAPDIIEGKDGKYYLYFGNCEIGCNIYGYVSDSPVGPWKKLSENDTPVISNGYPKENFPSLDAQFFTDTDGKIYSYWGTWVHYNGGYAVGELNKDNMSEMMHSTNIPLEQTPAPFEAAYMMKKGSKYILMYSGASCHDETYNVRYSYSNSPYGPFTPGKNNPILSTNEDQTVHGPGHHSILQEKDDYYIVYHKHDFPMTRGGLARQVCIDKMIFENDSTIKKVVPSSKGIADLVKSEVPENIAFGAKTTASSFYHLKSTQYDYEYKPSYATDDNNATMWKAADNTSAQHLIIDLGSEKKVKRIMTQFEFASYYYQYKLEYSTDGKKWNLFADKSKNRTAGSPMIDDNDVTTRYIKLTVLGTEKTGLYGAVWNIKVYSSLFEIPLQLHNKESKISPALKSSKKLLVDFDASKIQNNAAINSVANKGSLGGIFVKSGEVSLENVDGIKAFNFKNGAFTLDKAVPKTLAWNGSYTVATWVKNPEIPKEGDILLSWCDRNEFGLANSYNTLAYNSGSYGAGVHLDGHFDMKYNKLPEANKWHFIVLTFDGVVEKVYVDGVLDNSQNMLLSSAIDKAKIIIGASDIGENFSGFMASLRLYDYALNEQDLVKLMKDTSKK, via the coding sequence ATGCCGAAAAAGAAATTATTTTACTGTCTAAGTATACTTATTTTTACAGGAACTATTCTTGCTCAAAAAGATGTAGATATAAATTCACCGGGAACCAAAAATCCTATTTTGCCGGGTTGGTTTGCTGATCCTACAATTAAGAAATTTGGAGATACATATTACATCTATGCCACCACAGACAACGAAATGCTGGCATCAGGCGCTCCTACAGTCTGGTACAGTAAAGATTTTAAAAACTGGTATAATTATATCATGGAAATCCCTTCTTTTTCGGCAAAATCGATTACCAATTTTTGGGCTCCCGATATTATTGAAGGAAAAGATGGCAAATATTATCTGTATTTTGGAAATTGCGAAATAGGCTGTAATATCTATGGTTATGTTTCAGATTCTCCTGTTGGACCTTGGAAAAAATTGAGCGAAAATGATACTCCGGTGATTTCAAACGGATATCCGAAAGAGAATTTTCCATCTCTGGATGCACAGTTTTTTACAGATACAGATGGAAAAATATATAGTTATTGGGGAACTTGGGTACATTATAATGGCGGATATGCTGTTGGCGAATTAAATAAGGATAATATGAGCGAAATGATGCATTCGACCAATATTCCGTTAGAGCAAACGCCAGCACCTTTTGAAGCAGCTTATATGATGAAAAAAGGTTCTAAATATATTCTGATGTATTCCGGAGCGTCTTGTCATGATGAAACATACAATGTTCGTTATTCTTATTCGAATTCGCCATACGGACCTTTTACGCCCGGAAAAAACAATCCGATTTTGAGTACAAATGAAGATCAAACCGTTCATGGTCCTGGTCATCATTCGATCTTACAAGAAAAAGATGATTATTATATCGTTTACCATAAACATGATTTTCCAATGACTCGAGGCGGACTTGCGAGACAAGTTTGTATTGATAAAATGATTTTTGAAAACGATTCGACGATCAAAAAAGTTGTTCCTTCAAGCAAAGGAATAGCTGATTTAGTAAAGTCTGAAGTTCCGGAAAATATTGCTTTTGGAGCAAAAACTACCGCTTCATCATTTTATCATTTAAAATCTACGCAATACGATTATGAATATAAACCTTCGTATGCGACGGATGATAATAATGCTACAATGTGGAAAGCGGCTGATAATACTTCGGCGCAACATTTAATTATTGATTTAGGTTCTGAAAAGAAAGTAAAAAGAATAATGACTCAATTTGAATTTGCGAGTTATTATTACCAATATAAATTGGAATATTCTACCGATGGAAAAAAATGGAATTTATTTGCTGATAAATCCAAAAATCGTACAGCCGGAAGTCCAATGATTGATGATAATGACGTAACAACCCGTTACATAAAATTAACCGTTCTAGGCACAGAAAAAACAGGACTTTATGGCGCAGTTTGGAATATTAAAGTCTACAGTTCATTATTTGAAATTCCGTTGCAATTGCACAACAAAGAATCGAAAATAAGTCCGGCTTTAAAAAGTTCTAAGAAATTATTGGTAGATTTTGACGCCAGTAAAATTCAAAATAATGCAGCTATAAATTCAGTTGCAAATAAAGGATCTCTTGGCGGAATTTTTGTAAAAAGTGGCGAAGTTTCTTTAGAAAATGTAGACGGAATAAAAGCTTTCAATTTTAAAAACGGCGCTTTTACTTTAGATAAAGCGGTGCCAAAAACATTAGCATGGAACGGTTCTTATACTGTTGCAACTTGGGTTAAAAATCCTGAAATACCAAAAGAAGGAGATATTTTGTTATCGTGGTGTGACAGAAACGAATTTGGCTTAGCCAATTCATACAATACATTAGCTTATAATAGTGGAAGTTATGGCGCAGGAGTACATCTTGACGGTCATTTTGATATGAAATACAATAAACTTCCCGAAGCTAATAAATGGCATTTTATTGTTTTAACTTTTGATGGCGTTGTAGAAAAAGTATATGTCGATGGCGTTTTGGACAATTCGCAGAATATGCTTTTATCATCGGCAATTGATAAAGCCAAAATTATAATTGGAGCATCTGATATTGGAGAAAATTTCTCGGGTTTTATGGCTTCTTTGCGTTTGTATGATTATGCACTTAATGAGCAGGATTTAGTTAAACTGATGAAAGACACAAGTAAAAAATAA
- a CDS encoding glycoside hydrolase family 127 protein, whose protein sequence is MKKYQLFICVILSFWASCTTTLRAQNGDQILDGIGETGLIARYVFDGDPKDWSRNNLHGKIQDTKAKFVNDELFGTVLSLPADSKAFVSIPGDGLIGEESLSISGWIFLRSAQKNQRFFDFGKNTNSHWFFAPTGTQTEDGIQTEVSTETGAKYKTKGTALETGKWNHVAVVINIPSKTISTFVNGLLVSETKNIELDLAKLFDYNSAEKNKLYIGKSLGDENIYLNAKLHDFRIYRVPLTDKQITRIYNNALKEGQEEESGEEQATDLPKFPVGTPQLYNQFLTSVSDVKVETAVGSLPRLPSYIKGVYKNGIQGPEVRVIWPSPKDNNQVLKSGQYTVTGTVSGTDLKPKAIVTVKDAKEAATPERKLEAFKLEQVVLNSDADGHETKFVENRDKFLSTLATTDPDSFLYMFRNAFGQQQPKEAEPLGVWDTQETKLRGHATGHYLTAIAQAYASTGYDKTLQANFANKMEYMVNTLYQLSQLSGKPKTAGGKFVSDPTAVPFGPGKTAYDSDLSPEGIRTDYENWGTGFISAYPPDQFIMLENGAMYGGQKTQIWAPYYTLHKILAGLMDVYEVSGNEKALETAKGMGNWVYARMKKLPTETLISMWNRYIAGEFGGMNEAMARLYRITKDPHYLEVAQLFDNIKVFYGDANHAHGLAKNVDTFRGLHANQHIPQIMGALEMYRDSNTPDYYRVADNFWYKTVNDYMYTIGGVAGARNPANAECFISQPATIYENGFSSGGQNETCATYNMLKLTGDLFLYEQRGELMDYYERGLYNHILSSVAENSPANTYHVPLRPGSVKQFGNAHMTGFTCCNGTAIESNTKFQNSIYFKSADNNALYVNLYVPSTLNWTEKNITVEQTTDFPNEDFTKLKIKGNGKFDLKVRVPHWATKGFFVKINGKEEKVKATPGSYLSLNKKWKDGDIVELRMPFQFHLEPVMDQQNIASLFYGPILLAAQETEPRKDWRKVTFDANDISKAIQGNPKKLEFTIDGVSYKPFYETYGRHSVYLDVTLK, encoded by the coding sequence ATGAAAAAATATCAGTTATTTATTTGTGTAATATTAAGTTTTTGGGCTTCGTGTACCACAACTTTACGCGCACAAAACGGCGACCAGATTTTAGACGGAATTGGAGAAACGGGATTAATTGCACGTTATGTTTTTGATGGCGATCCAAAAGATTGGTCGCGAAATAATTTGCATGGAAAAATTCAGGATACAAAAGCCAAGTTTGTAAATGACGAACTATTTGGCACTGTACTTTCTTTGCCTGCAGACAGTAAAGCTTTCGTTTCAATTCCTGGTGACGGATTAATTGGCGAAGAATCTTTGAGTATTTCGGGATGGATTTTCTTAAGATCGGCACAAAAAAATCAACGCTTTTTTGATTTCGGAAAAAACACAAATTCACATTGGTTTTTTGCACCAACAGGAACACAAACTGAAGACGGAATTCAGACTGAAGTTAGCACCGAAACAGGAGCAAAGTACAAGACAAAAGGTACAGCTTTAGAAACCGGAAAATGGAATCATGTTGCAGTTGTAATCAATATTCCTTCCAAGACAATCAGCACTTTTGTGAATGGTTTATTGGTAAGTGAAACCAAAAATATAGAATTGGATTTGGCTAAATTATTCGATTATAATTCGGCAGAAAAAAATAAACTTTATATTGGGAAATCGCTTGGTGATGAAAATATTTATCTGAATGCAAAACTTCATGATTTCAGAATTTACAGAGTTCCTTTAACGGATAAACAAATTACGAGAATTTATAATAATGCATTGAAAGAAGGTCAGGAAGAAGAATCTGGAGAAGAACAAGCCACAGATTTACCAAAGTTTCCTGTTGGAACGCCACAACTTTACAATCAATTCCTGACAAGTGTTTCTGATGTAAAAGTAGAAACCGCTGTAGGATCGCTTCCAAGATTGCCAAGTTATATCAAAGGAGTTTACAAAAATGGAATTCAAGGCCCGGAAGTTCGTGTGATTTGGCCTTCGCCGAAAGATAATAATCAAGTACTTAAAAGTGGACAATATACTGTAACTGGAACAGTTTCTGGAACAGATTTAAAACCAAAAGCAATTGTAACAGTAAAAGATGCAAAAGAAGCTGCAACGCCAGAACGCAAACTGGAAGCTTTTAAATTAGAGCAAGTTGTATTGAATTCTGATGCTGACGGACACGAGACTAAATTTGTAGAAAATCGCGATAAATTTTTATCCACATTAGCCACAACAGATCCGGATTCGTTCTTATATATGTTTCGTAATGCTTTTGGGCAACAACAACCAAAAGAAGCCGAACCACTTGGCGTTTGGGATACGCAGGAAACAAAATTACGCGGTCACGCCACAGGACATTATTTAACTGCAATTGCTCAGGCATATGCAAGCACAGGTTATGACAAAACACTTCAGGCAAATTTTGCCAATAAAATGGAGTATATGGTAAATACACTGTACCAGTTATCTCAGCTTTCGGGCAAACCAAAAACAGCAGGAGGAAAATTTGTGTCAGATCCAACTGCTGTTCCCTTTGGTCCGGGCAAAACAGCTTACGATTCTGATTTAAGTCCGGAAGGAATCCGTACTGATTATGAAAATTGGGGAACAGGATTTATCAGCGCTTATCCGCCGGATCAATTTATAATGCTGGAAAATGGTGCAATGTATGGAGGACAAAAAACGCAGATTTGGGCACCTTATTATACTTTACATAAAATTCTTGCGGGATTAATGGACGTTTACGAAGTCAGTGGAAACGAAAAAGCATTAGAAACGGCAAAAGGAATGGGAAATTGGGTTTATGCTCGTATGAAAAAGCTTCCAACGGAAACACTTATAAGCATGTGGAACCGATATATTGCGGGAGAATTTGGCGGAATGAACGAGGCAATGGCAAGATTGTACAGAATCACAAAAGATCCGCACTATCTTGAAGTAGCTCAGTTATTCGATAATATAAAAGTGTTTTATGGCGACGCAAATCACGCTCACGGATTAGCCAAAAATGTAGACACTTTTAGAGGATTACACGCCAATCAGCATATTCCGCAAATTATGGGAGCGCTTGAAATGTACCGCGATTCAAACACACCGGATTATTATCGTGTAGCTGATAATTTTTGGTACAAAACCGTAAACGATTATATGTACACAATTGGCGGAGTTGCCGGAGCTAGAAATCCTGCAAACGCTGAATGTTTTATCAGTCAGCCTGCAACGATTTATGAAAATGGTTTTTCTTCAGGTGGACAAAATGAAACTTGCGCAACCTATAATATGCTTAAACTAACCGGAGATTTATTTCTATATGAGCAACGTGGCGAATTAATGGATTATTATGAGCGTGGTTTATACAATCACATTCTTTCATCTGTAGCCGAAAATAGTCCTGCAAATACATATCATGTTCCGTTAAGACCAGGTTCTGTAAAACAATTTGGAAATGCTCATATGACTGGTTTTACATGTTGTAACGGTACAGCAATTGAAAGCAATACCAAATTTCAAAATTCAATTTATTTTAAAAGTGCCGATAATAATGCGCTTTACGTAAATCTTTATGTGCCTTCGACTTTAAATTGGACAGAAAAAAATATAACTGTAGAACAAACAACAGATTTTCCTAATGAAGATTTTACCAAATTAAAGATTAAAGGAAATGGCAAATTTGATCTAAAAGTCCGCGTGCCACATTGGGCAACCAAAGGATTCTTTGTAAAAATAAATGGTAAAGAAGAAAAAGTAAAAGCAACACCGGGAAGTTATCTTTCATTGAATAAAAAATGGAAAGATGGCGATATAGTGGAATTGCGTATGCCATTTCAATTTCACTTGGAACCGGTTATGGATCAGCAAAATATTGCGAGTTTATTTTACGGACCAATTTTATTGGCGGCACAAGAAACGGAACCAAGAAAAGATTGGCGCAAAGTAACTTTTGATGCAAATGATATCAGCAAAGCAATACAAGGAAATCCTAAAAAGTTAGAGTTTACAATAGACGGAGTTTCATACAAACCGTTTTACGAAACCTACGGACGCCATTCTGTTTATCTGGATGTTACATTAAAATAA
- a CDS encoding DUF885 family protein: MKKSILSLILFLFTVTSSFSSELIDVVNTFQADKTALQNFYPNRESDEYYVRFSKFYADWEKTVKNIDFKSLSKDGKVDYLLLKNLISKENYFLQIEYKGYKEVASVLDFSDDINVFIKERRRGKHPVSNQLAKAFDVAANNIDKKTESLKTKPFKDWFAADKAAKSVAYFNQSVKEAYEFYYSYDPDFTWWMEKPYKKLSEKLKAYEDFLKTNYSQTSIKDDGSGIIGKPIGREAVIKSLSYEYIPYSPEELIAAAQSQFEWCKKEMIKASTELGYGNDWKKALEHVKDTYVPAGEQPQAITSLYNQSIKFIEDKDLITLPDLTKETWQMIMMTPERQKVNPFFTGGWEISISYPTQDMDQKDKLMSMRGNNPNFSFATVQHELLPGHNLQFFMNSRYKSYRQPFDTPFWMEGWALYWEIILWNKQFPQTPEQKLGMLFWRIHRCARIIFSLKYHLGELTPQQCIDLLVNEVGHEKANAEAEVRRSFASGDAPLYQVAYMTGGLQFYALRNELLAKGWTEKQFHDRVLKENIMPVEMLRVLLEDLPVSEDYKTNWKFSTDFK; this comes from the coding sequence ATGAAAAAATCAATTCTAAGCCTTATTTTATTTTTATTTACGGTAACATCTTCATTTTCCAGTGAACTTATAGATGTTGTAAATACTTTTCAGGCAGACAAAACCGCTTTGCAAAATTTTTATCCCAATAGAGAATCGGATGAATATTATGTGCGTTTTTCTAAGTTTTATGCTGATTGGGAAAAAACAGTAAAAAATATTGATTTTAAAAGTTTATCCAAAGACGGAAAAGTTGATTATTTATTATTGAAAAATCTGATTAGTAAAGAGAATTATTTTTTGCAAATAGAATACAAAGGATATAAAGAAGTCGCTTCGGTTTTGGATTTCTCCGATGATATAAACGTTTTTATCAAAGAAAGAAGAAGAGGAAAACATCCGGTTTCTAATCAATTAGCGAAAGCTTTTGATGTTGCAGCAAATAATATTGATAAAAAGACAGAATCTTTAAAAACCAAACCTTTTAAAGATTGGTTTGCCGCCGATAAAGCAGCAAAATCTGTAGCTTATTTTAACCAATCAGTTAAAGAAGCTTATGAATTTTATTATAGTTACGATCCCGATTTTACATGGTGGATGGAAAAACCTTATAAAAAGTTATCAGAGAAATTGAAAGCTTATGAAGATTTTTTAAAAACAAATTATTCTCAAACGAGCATAAAAGACGATGGAAGCGGTATTATTGGAAAACCAATTGGAAGAGAAGCAGTAATCAAAAGTTTGTCTTACGAATATATTCCATATTCTCCCGAAGAACTTATTGCAGCCGCACAAAGTCAATTTGAATGGTGCAAAAAAGAAATGATCAAAGCTTCAACGGAATTAGGTTATGGAAACGATTGGAAAAAAGCTTTAGAACACGTTAAAGATACTTATGTTCCCGCAGGCGAACAACCGCAAGCGATTACGAGTCTTTACAATCAATCGATCAAATTTATTGAAGACAAAGATTTAATTACGTTGCCGGATTTGACAAAAGAAACCTGGCAAATGATTATGATGACGCCGGAACGTCAAAAAGTAAATCCGTTTTTTACCGGAGGTTGGGAAATCAGTATTTCGTATCCAACTCAGGATATGGATCAGAAAGACAAATTGATGAGCATGCGCGGTAACAATCCTAATTTTTCTTTTGCAACCGTACAACACGAATTACTTCCGGGACATAATTTGCAGTTCTTCATGAACAGCCGTTATAAGTCTTATCGTCAGCCTTTTGATACTCCGTTTTGGATGGAAGGTTGGGCTTTATATTGGGAAATCATACTTTGGAACAAACAATTTCCGCAAACTCCGGAACAAAAATTAGGAATGTTATTTTGGAGAATTCACCGTTGTGCCCGAATCATTTTTTCTTTAAAATATCATTTAGGAGAATTGACGCCACAACAATGTATTGACTTATTGGTAAATGAAGTTGGACACGAAAAAGCCAATGCTGAAGCTGAAGTCAGACGTTCTTTTGCCAGCGGAGACGCACCATTATATCAAGTTGCTTACATGACCGGAGGTTTGCAATTTTATGCTTTGAGAAATGAATTGTTAGCAAAAGGATGGACAGAAAAGCAGTTTCACGATCGCGTTTTAAAAGAGAATATAATGCCGGTTGAAATGCTTCGGGTTTTATTAGAAGATTTACCGGTTTCTGAAGATTATAAAACGAATTGGAAATTTTCGACGGATTTCAAATAA
- a CDS encoding DUF5695 domain-containing protein: MKKIQLLALVFCCTIASTNVQAQEYWDRIKAKKSTLEVDKGFTVLNTKSFELKILKSSQTVAALSPLSDKTFDFTPGERLSIRDKDGLYQLGDINLRVKAADGTWKSYSTAAKRASVTPLNVSGNILAAADLSNSLPTDIPVTIKRFYEEKDGNLILRFEITNKSNATQEIGALGVPMVFNNILEGKTLDETHVHNVFFDPYIGKDAGYLEVKRLSGHGPALLVLPEANMPFEAYRPLLDDETPRSIVFEGFHEWMPFSKAYADNEWKSADQWNTPTSLVLKAGETKSFSLKFVLVDQIENIQNSLVQNDRPVAVGVPGYVLPQDVDGQLFLKYTKAVKSFNVEPEGALTIEEKSKNKNGYFQYAVHGKKWGRARLTVVYEDGLQQTINYKVIKSETNVVADFGNFLTTAQWFDEKNDPFHRNPSVISYDYETKKQVTQDSRVWISGLSDEGGAGGWLGAVMKQLIEPKKEEIEKLQQFVDKTLWGSIQYNTADTLKYGVKKSVFYYEPTLMPEGTYSKDVNYKTWAAWDKKGADDPGRSYNYPHVAAAYWTMYRLARYHDGLVTNHAWDWYLKNAYETSIAMTRLAPYYAQFGQMEGTVFLLILKDLKTEGYTEMATILEAKMKERADHWRTLNYPFGSEMPWDSTGQEEVYMWSDYFGYTDKAKITLDAILAYMPTMPHWAYNGNARRYWDFLYGGKLSRVERQIHHYGSTLNAIPVLEQFRKTPEDFHLLKVGYGGLLGGISNITEDGFGAAAFHSYPETLRIDYLSGDYGSGFFGYAVNTATFITNEKDYGWVAFGGNVKEKGDEIVVDITTAAKSKVFIAPKKIWLTLDAGTFNKVAYNTKTGAITITLDPKTTYTPNAYLRVDQDVKLSYEKVRGAYKIALKNKPVEIKL, encoded by the coding sequence ATGAAGAAAATACAACTTTTGGCTTTAGTATTTTGTTGCACAATAGCTTCGACTAATGTGCAGGCACAAGAATATTGGGATCGAATTAAAGCTAAAAAATCAACGCTTGAAGTCGACAAAGGATTTACAGTTTTGAATACAAAATCATTTGAATTAAAAATATTAAAATCTTCTCAAACGGTAGCGGCATTATCGCCACTTTCAGATAAAACTTTTGATTTTACACCGGGAGAAAGACTTTCGATTCGTGATAAAGACGGACTTTATCAATTGGGAGATATTAATCTTCGGGTAAAAGCTGCTGATGGAACTTGGAAAAGTTATTCTACAGCGGCCAAAAGAGCTTCTGTAACTCCGCTAAATGTTTCGGGAAATATTTTGGCTGCAGCCGATCTTTCGAACAGTTTACCAACAGATATTCCGGTAACGATAAAACGTTTTTACGAAGAAAAAGACGGGAATTTAATTTTGCGTTTTGAAATAACAAACAAATCAAATGCTACTCAGGAAATTGGAGCTTTAGGTGTTCCGATGGTTTTTAATAACATTTTGGAAGGAAAAACATTAGACGAAACACACGTTCACAATGTATTTTTCGATCCATATATTGGTAAAGACGCAGGTTATCTTGAAGTAAAAAGATTAAGCGGTCATGGTCCGGCATTGTTGGTGCTTCCGGAAGCAAATATGCCTTTTGAAGCGTATCGTCCTTTATTGGATGATGAAACGCCAAGAAGTATTGTTTTTGAAGGATTTCATGAATGGATGCCATTTAGTAAAGCTTACGCCGATAATGAATGGAAATCAGCTGATCAATGGAATACACCAACTTCATTAGTGCTTAAGGCGGGAGAAACTAAAAGTTTTTCACTGAAGTTTGTATTGGTAGATCAAATCGAAAATATTCAAAATAGTTTAGTTCAAAACGATCGTCCGGTTGCAGTTGGAGTTCCGGGTTATGTTTTGCCTCAGGATGTTGACGGTCAACTTTTTCTAAAATATACTAAAGCAGTAAAATCTTTTAATGTTGAACCGGAAGGTGCTTTGACAATAGAGGAAAAATCAAAAAATAAAAATGGTTATTTTCAATATGCTGTTCACGGAAAAAAATGGGGAAGAGCAAGATTAACCGTTGTATATGAAGACGGATTACAGCAAACAATTAATTATAAAGTAATAAAATCAGAAACGAATGTTGTAGCTGATTTTGGAAATTTCCTGACAACAGCACAATGGTTTGACGAAAAAAACGATCCATTTCATAGAAATCCTTCGGTAATCTCTTATGATTATGAAACTAAAAAACAAGTAACACAGGACAGTCGTGTCTGGATTTCAGGTTTAAGTGACGAAGGTGGAGCAGGAGGATGGCTTGGTGCAGTAATGAAGCAATTAATTGAACCGAAAAAGGAAGAAATAGAAAAATTACAGCAGTTTGTTGATAAAACATTATGGGGGAGTATTCAGTATAATACGGCTGATACGCTTAAATACGGAGTTAAAAAGAGTGTTTTTTATTATGAACCAACTTTAATGCCGGAAGGAACTTACAGCAAAGATGTTAATTATAAAACATGGGCTGCTTGGGACAAAAAAGGCGCTGATGATCCGGGAAGATCTTATAATTATCCGCACGTTGCCGCAGCTTATTGGACAATGTATCGTTTGGCGAGATATCATGACGGTTTGGTTACAAATCATGCTTGGGATTGGTATCTAAAAAATGCATACGAAACCAGTATCGCAATGACAAGATTAGCGCCATATTATGCGCAGTTTGGACAAATGGAAGGAACGGTCTTTTTATTGATTTTGAAAGATTTAAAAACAGAAGGTTACACAGAAATGGCTACTATTCTGGAAGCCAAAATGAAAGAAAGAGCAGATCATTGGAGAACCTTAAATTATCCTTTTGGAAGTGAAATGCCTTGGGATTCTACAGGTCAGGAAGAAGTTTATATGTGGTCAGATTATTTTGGATATACAGATAAAGCAAAGATTACTTTAGACGCGATATTGGCTTACATGCCTACAATGCCACACTGGGCTTACAACGGAAATGCGCGTAGATATTGGGACTTTTTATACGGAGGAAAATTGTCAAGAGTAGAGCGTCAGATTCATCATTATGGATCGACTTTGAATGCGATTCCGGTTTTGGAACAATTTAGAAAAACACCTGAAGATTTCCATTTATTAAAAGTTGGTTACGGAGGATTATTAGGCGGAATTTCGAATATTACCGAAGACGGTTTTGGAGCTGCGGCTTTTCACTCTTATCCTGAAACTTTAAGAATCGATTATTTATCAGGAGATTATGGTTCTGGTTTCTTTGGTTACGCTGTTAATACGGCCACTTTTATTACGAATGAAAAGGATTATGGCTGGGTTGCTTTTGGAGGAAATGTAAAAGAAAAAGGAGATGAAATTGTAGTTGATATTACTACTGCAGCAAAATCTAAAGTATTTATCGCTCCTAAAAAAATATGGTTAACATTAGACGCAGGAACTTTTAACAAAGTAGCTTACAATACTAAAACTGGTGCAATCACAATTACTTTGGATCCAAAAACAACTTATACGCCAAATGCTTATTTAAGAGTAGATCAAGACGTTAAATTATCGTATGAAAAAGTGAGAGGCGCTTATAAAATTGCTTTGAAAAATAAACCTGTTGAAATTAAATTATAA